The Streptomyces venezuelae genomic interval GGAGCAGGACCAGCCCGACCCGCCAACCGCTCAAGGACCGCATCCCAGGTGGCAGCGACGGCCGCAGAATGCTGCTCATCGGCTTCATCGACAAGTGCGGCACGGGCCTCTGGTCCACGGCGATGGCCCTCTACTTCACCTATGTCACCGGCCTCGGCCTCGGACAGGTGGGCCTCCTGATCGCCGTCTCGGGCGCGGTCGGCATCGCGGGCTCCCCCCTCGGCGGGCGCCTCGCGGACCGCTTCCCCCTCGTCCGCGTGATCATCGGCACCCAGCTCCTGCGCGCGGCCGCCCTCCTGGCCCTCCTCACCACCGACGACTACGCCCTCCTCGTCCTGATCTCGGCGATCGGCGCCCTCCCCGACCGCGCGACCAACGTCCTCACCAAGCTCTACGCGGCCCGCGTGGCAGGCCCCGACCGCGTCCGCTACCAGGCGATCAACCGCACGACCTCCAACATCGGCTGGACCCTCGGCGGCCTCGGCGCCGCAGCGGCACTCGCGGTCGGCTCCACCACCGCCTTCCAGCTCCTCCTCGTCGGCGACGCGCTCTCCTACCTCGTCATGGCGGCGCTCACCCTCCGCTGCGCCGAGCCACCGGCCCCCACGCCCTCACGCGTCGTCGCGGCCTCGACCGACGAGTCCTCCACGGCCAAGCCCGCGAACCCCTGGCGCGACCGCGGATTCCTCGCCTTCACGGCAGGAGACGGCGTCTTCTTCCTCCACGACTCGATCCTCCAGGTCGCCCTGCCCCTCTGGATCGTCCATGCGACGGACGCCCCCGTAGGCCTCGCACCCCTCCTGCTGGTCCTCAACAGCGTCCTCGTCGTGGTCTTCCAGGTCCCGCTCTCCCGCTTCGGCGCGACGACCGACGCGGCCCGCGGCCTCTACACCCCGCTGGCGGCGCTCTTCGCGGCCGGCACCCTCGCCGTCGCGGCCTCCGCCCTGGGCGGCCCGACCCTCTCGGTCGCAGCCCTCGTCACGGCGGCCGTCGTCCTCACCTTCGCCGAGATGATCCACACCATCGCCTCCTGGGAGATCTCCGTCGCCCTCGCCCCGGGCGACGCCCAGGGCGCCTACCTCGGCGTCCACGGCCTCGCCCAGTCCACCCAGCGCTTCGCGGGACCCCTCCTCATGACAGGACTCGTCGCGACGGGCCCGCTCGGCTGGCCCTTCCTCGGCGCGGCCCTCGTCGCCACCTGCGCGGCCCAGAGCAGGCTGGTCCGCCGACGCCTCACCGAACCGTCACTGTCAGTGCGGACGGTTACGGTGAGTGAGCACTGATTCGGACGGTCACAAGGGGGATGCATGAACCGGACCGCGACAACGACGACCAACCTCCGCCGCGCCCTGCGCCGCGAGGTCCCCAGCACAGTCGGCCTGCTCGCGGACGCGCGGGACTTCGCGGCGATGCGCCGCTACAGC includes:
- a CDS encoding MFS transporter, giving the protein MRSRTSPTRQPLKDRIPGGSDGRRMLLIGFIDKCGTGLWSTAMALYFTYVTGLGLGQVGLLIAVSGAVGIAGSPLGGRLADRFPLVRVIIGTQLLRAAALLALLTTDDYALLVLISAIGALPDRATNVLTKLYAARVAGPDRVRYQAINRTTSNIGWTLGGLGAAAALAVGSTTAFQLLLVGDALSYLVMAALTLRCAEPPAPTPSRVVAASTDESSTAKPANPWRDRGFLAFTAGDGVFFLHDSILQVALPLWIVHATDAPVGLAPLLLVLNSVLVVVFQVPLSRFGATTDAARGLYTPLAALFAAGTLAVAASALGGPTLSVAALVTAAVVLTFAEMIHTIASWEISVALAPGDAQGAYLGVHGLAQSTQRFAGPLLMTGLVATGPLGWPFLGAALVATCAAQSRLVRRRLTEPSLSVRTVTVSEH